A genome region from Amblyraja radiata isolate CabotCenter1 chromosome 2, sAmbRad1.1.pri, whole genome shotgun sequence includes the following:
- the pp2d1 gene encoding protein phosphatase 2C-like domain-containing protein 1: MTVLSFMQLRGGDLIRKQRDSIWSCGSSWALLGLKNVVTMLPPSGIISSTSIEQMGESQCTALTVPCLICDKLLRARSVRHHRILHRTLTALQYHEGKVPVSLLSLRLRRRGIVSKKAQSKKWNRLELEKIDFAYEMVKSHRLSTWPFLRELPIVCTEDRKLPFTMAWTPSIKPLGVSQDMNPMWKSQMEDVYVFVDSYGGQSDRWFIGLFDGFQGSSAAQFASKDLPLLILQQLNMAGYPYKLTEEEHAYLSGYNLHFPESAEEKLLIARTYSAAARSKGSKDKLYGPIHMAFAKAFWKMDRILRLGRNERSKVRWSGCTATTCLFEPSVSKTQGTTGATEDNVDDGSERDSNVIGTLHIANAGDVHVILCKNGKGYRLTGNHSTSNRKERKRIRQTGGTISKNEQHGLVEGITQSTRGLGYHGDPILKTSIVPIPYTISIPIDSSCQFLVLASSGFWKALNKDEAVSIVLQMLSLYSESFHRSIIDIDTSNAIFQSEQNIDLGSSILNLLDEFNQLGHDNAVISTEHLFEELLVDNKAIKREHVEYLLKEHSVGDVHNSVWQTIDRLLVDVELNEESNYRLDSVNYDFPLLSQHSDNISGKSFFRNSSIKLQTPTNFPEKFRPEMKVKDKGPIEKLPVEPLTLNVARTSDAHFAEKFSSTEDKTKQESSHLLIEATLPETIVIEAPYTEVYTMNQGTELQYETIAKTISERLVQTAKLAGACDNITVLILLFPGCTKTFS; encoded by the exons ATGACTGTCTTGTCCTTCATGCAGCTTCGTGGTGGTGACTTAATAAGGAAGCAGCGTGATTCCATTTGGTCTTGCGGTAGTTCCTGGGCTTTGCTCGGGCTTAAAAACGTGGTCACGATGCTCCCGCCATCGGGAATAATCTCGTCGACCAGCATTGAGCAGATGGGAGAGTCACAATGCACCGCGTTGACAGTACCATGCCTGATTTGTGACAAGTTGCTGAGGGCGCGGAGTGTCCGTCACCACCGCATCCTACACCGCACCCTCACTGCGCTGCAGTACCACGAAGGCAAGGTGCCCGTCAGCCTGCTCTCCCTGCGGCTCCGCCGGCGGGGCATCGTCTCCAAGAAGGCGCAATCCAAGAAATGGAACCGGCTGGAGCTGGAGAAGATCGATTTCGCCTACGAGATGGTGAAGTCTCATAGGTTGTCGACCTGGCCTTTTCTGCGTGAGTTGCCCATCGTGTGCACGGAAGACCGCAAGCTGCCGTTCACAATGGCCTGGACACCCAGCATCAAACCCCTTGGGGTCTCTCAGGACATGAACCCGATGTGGAAATCTCAGATGGAGGACGTCTATGTGTTTGTGGACAGTTACGGCGGCCAGAGCGACAGGTGGTTCATCGGCCTCTTCGACGGCTTCCAAGGGTCTTCTGCAGCGCAGTTTGCGTCCAAAGATCTCCCCCTCCTGATCCTGCAGCAACTGAACATGGCCGGGTATCCCTATAAATTGACCGAAGAAGAACATGCCTATCTCTCCGGATACAATCTGCACTTCCCCGAAAGCGCTGAAGAGAAATTGCTCATTGCGCGGACTTATTCAGCGGCGGCAAGAAGCAAAGGGTCCAAAGACAAGCTTTATGGACCGATTCACATGGCATTCGCCAAAGCTTTCTGGAAAATGGACAGAATATTGCGGCTAGGGCGAAATGAAAGGTCAAAGGTCCGGTGGAGCGGCTGTACAGCTACCACTTGCCTATTCGAACCTTCTGTCTCCAAAACCCAGGGCACAACTGGAGCGACCGAGGACAACGTTGACGATGGGTCGGAGAGAGATTCAAATGTGATCGGGACGCTGCACATTGCCAATGCAG GTGACGTGCATGTAATCTTATGTAAAAATGGAAAAGGTTACCGTTTGACTGGAAACCATAGCACTTCAAACCGTAAAGAGCGCAAACGTATTCGTCAGACTGGTGGAACAATCAGCAAAAATGAACAACATGGCCTTGTAGAAGGAATCACCCAGTCAACACGAGGACTTGGATACCATGGAGACCCCATACTTAAAACATCCATTGTACCAATACCATATACCATCTCTATCCCTATAGATTCCTCATGCCAGTTTCTTGTTTTGGCTTCAAGTGGATTTTGGAAAGCACTCAATAAGGATGAAGCAGTTTCAATTGTATTGCAAATGCTTTCATTATATAGTGAATCTTTTCACAGAAGCATTATAGACATTGATACATCAAATGCCATATTTCAAAGTGAGCAAAACATTGATTTGGGGTCCTCCATCCTAAATTTGCTTGATGAGTTTAATCAGCTAGGGCATGATAATGCCGTAATATCCACTGAGCATTTATTTGAGGAGCTTTTAGTTGACAATAAAGCAATTAAAAGGGAACATGTTGAATATTTACTCAAAGAACACTCAGTCGGGGATGTTCATAATAGTGTTTGGCAAACCATAGATCGTTTACTTGTGGATGTTGAATTGAATGAGGAATCCAACTATCGCCTTGACAGTGTAAATTATGACTTTCCATTATTGTCCCAACATAGTGACAACATATCTGGGAAAAGTTTCTTTCGTAATTCAAGTATCAAACTCCAAACTCCGACTAATTTTCCTGAGAAGTTTCGACCAGAAATGAAAGTTAAGGACAAAGGTCCCATTGAAAAGTTGCCCGTGGAACCATTAACATTAAATGTTGCCAGAACATCAGATGCTCATTTTGCTGAGAAATTTTCATCCACTGAGGACAAAACAAAGCAAGAATCAAGTCATTTGCTAATTGAAGCAACTTTGCCAGAAACAATTGTCATTGAAGCACCATACACTGAAGTTTATACTATGAATCAGGGAACAGAACTTCAGTATGAAACAATAGCAAAAACCATCAGTGAAAGATTAGTCCAAACAGCTAAACTCGCAGGAGCTTGTGATAACATAACAGTTCTAATATTGTTGTTTCCAGGATGTACAAAGACATTTTCATAG